The nucleotide sequence AAGTGGCGTCCTTGCTGGAAAGGCTGCTGTCCGCCAGCACCATATGGGTGGAATTCATTTCGTATTTATCTTCCAGTTTCTCTTTGGCCTGGATACTTGCCAGATCTTTGGGTAGTGTGCCTGCCAAATCGTAATACACATCCGTATGAGTATACCCGTAAATTGCCGGCCCCAGTACCAGCAGGAATACTACAATAAATATGGGGAACCGTTTTGTTACAAAGTTTCCGATTCCTCCCAAATCCGGAATAATGGGTTTGTGTTTTGTCTTTTCAATGGCCTTATCAAAAATCAGTATCATGGACGGAAGAATGGTTACGCAGCCAATCACGCCGAATACCACGCCTTTTGCCATTACCACGCCAAGGTCCATACCGAGCGTAAAACTCATGAAACACAGAGCCACGAAACCGGCTACCGTTGTAATAGAACTTGCCACCACAGAGGTCAGGGTATTGGACACCGCATGGGCCATGGCCCGGTTCTTATCTCCCGGATAACGCTCCCGGTTTTCCTCGTAGCTGTGCCACAGGAAAATGGAATAGTCCATGGTAACTCCAAGCTGAAGCACTGCGCTTAAGGCTTTGGTCACGTAGGAAATTTCTCCCAGGAATATGTTACTTCCCAGATTATACAGAATTGCCATTCCGATACTCAACAGGAAGAACACCGGCGCCAGGAAAGAATCCATGGTCAATGCCAGTACCAGGGAAGATAACAGCACTGCAATCAGTACATAAATGGGCGTTTCTTTGTTGGACAGGTTCTTGATGTCCGTTACCACTGCCGACATACCGCTGACAAAACATCCTTTGTCTGCCAGACCGCGAATTTCTTCGATGGCGTCCATGGTCTCATCCGCCGACATGGAGGTTTCAAACAGGATGGCCATCAGTGTGGTTCCTTCGGAATTGAATTTATCCACCAGGTCTTCCGGCAAAAATTCCATGGGAAGTGATAAATCTGCAACGGAGTCGTACCAGACAACTGCCTTTACATGGTCAACTTCCTCGATTTGAGCCTTCAAATCCACAACATCTTTGTTCTCCATGCCTTCTATCACGCACATGGAAAATGCTCCCGTACCAAAATCATTTACCAGAATGTCCTGGCCTATCATAGTTTCAATATCTTTTGGCAGATAAGTCAGAATATCGTAATTGACTCTGGTGGTTATCATACCGAATGCTGCCGGAATCAAAAGCAGTAAACTGATAATGAAAATCGGTACTCTTAACTTTACGACTCCTTTTCCAAATTTAATCATCTTTCTTCCTCTCGCTCCTCTTTCAATATTTTTTAGCTCATACAGAGTATAAAAAAAAGGATTGAATAATGAAATATTCAATCCTTTTACTCTGTATCATTCAATCATACATTTTACATGATTTGTAGCTTTTGAAAAACACAAACAGCATTTTGTATCTGACTCTGACGTTAAAACCGGCTCTGACGTCACAGTTCTTCGATTACCTGGCTCATGGAACGGGTAATCATATAATTATAGATATCCGTGATCTCCTCCGGCTCCACGGTCATTCCGCCTTTTATCCAGCTGATTACCACAAAACACATGGACTGAGCATAATACCGGGCAATATGCTCCGGCGTCAGCCAGGGATGCCTTTGCCGGGCAGAGGAACTTTTGCTCCGGATTACCTCCAGCAGAATATCCTCCACACACTTTTTCACAATATCCTCAAAGGAATTCTGGCCTTCCAGACGCACGGCTTTTTCATAAAATTCTTTTTCCTTCTTTAATAAAGTAAAAATCAGTATCAGCGCCTCATCCACCATTCCCGCGTGAATCAGGGGCCGGATTGGCTCCAGAATCTGAACCTGGATAATCCATTCCAGCAATTCGTATTTATCCTGAAAATGATTGTAAAAAGTGGGACGGATAACTCCCGCTTTGTCTGTAATCGCCTTAATTGTTATCTTTTCAATGGGCTGCTGACATGCCAGCTCCTTGAAACTTTCTGCCAGCAGGGTATCCATGGTTTCTTTCTGTATCGCCACACTCTCACTTCCCGTTGCTTTTTGCCTGTTACATGAACAATTCCGAAATTGCCAGTTCCTTTCCTTCCTTACCGGACTCCAAATCCAGCACTTCTCCTTCCGGCAGCACTTTTACAATGGGCCGCAACGGTGATTCCGGATGGTTTTCCCATACCACCGCCCTCCGGCCATCTGACAGAGACACCTCGCATCCCACCGGATATACAGCAATTTTCCGTGTAAAAATCTCCGCCAGATCCGGGTCAAATTCCGCCCAGGTATTGGACAGAATATAGTCCACCGCACCGGAAGGGGAAATGGGGTCATGATAGGGGAGCCTGGAAGTCAGGGCGTCAAACACGTCCGCCACTTTGATAATTCTGGCATAATAGGAAATCTCATCTCCGGACCTGCGCATGGGATAACCGCAGCCATTATACCATTCATGGTGTTCCAGCACCCCCGTACAGATTTCCGGAGAAAAATCGTAATGCTCCCGCAGGAAATCATAGCTCAGTTTGGGATGCTGCACCACCAGCAGCCGTTCTTCTTCCGTAAGCCCCCTCCTGGCATTCAGCACATCCTGTTCCACATATCGTTTTCCCACATCATGAAGCAGCGCCGCAGCAGCCAGTTCGTTCAGTTCTTCCAGCCCCAGATTGCCCGTTGCCGCTCCAAGCATAACAGCCAGCACCGCCACATTAATCGAATGGAAAAATGTATAGTCATCAGAAATCCTGGTATCAATCAGGTTATACATCCGCCCTCTTCCTGCAAGAACCTGACGGGTAATCTTTCCCGCGGCCTGCTGAATGTCATCCTGCTCCACATCCCGAAAATGTTCTTCCTGAAACAGGTCATGAACGAGCCGGAGTGCTTCTCTTTTTAATTCCGGCTCTATAAACCGGGGTACTTCCAGATCCCAGCTGAACTCATCTTCCACATAGATACCCGAAATTCCCAGATTCTGCAGTTTCCAGACTGCCTCATCCGTCAGGAAAAAACCTTTTTCCCACAAAACTGTTCCGGCTCCATCATAGATATTCTGACCCAGTTCCATTCCTTTTTCCACGTCTGCAACAGGTATATAACGCATATCTCAGACACCTCCTGTCTTCTGCTCCTTCTGCCCTTTCTTACACTGGTACATCTGTTTATCCGCACGTTCCATGGTATCCTGAAGATTTCCATCCCGATTCCGGTCAAACACTGCGCAGCCTGACGCAATCTGCATATAATCTTTCATCTCCATCTGAATTCCCTTCAGACTGTCCAGCCACCGGCACATAACTTTTTCTTTTTCCTGAAATATCTTCCGTGTAATATGTTCTGAAATCAGGCAGAACTCATCTCCTCCAATCCGGTATATTTCTCCAAATTCTCCGAATACTTCCCGGATAATTTCACTTCCTGTTATAATATAATAATCTCCCATTCCATG is from Lachnospiraceae bacterium JLR.KK002 and encodes:
- a CDS encoding MMPL family transporter; the encoded protein is MIKFGKGVVKLRVPIFIISLLLLIPAAFGMITTRVNYDILTYLPKDIETMIGQDILVNDFGTGAFSMCVIEGMENKDVVDLKAQIEEVDHVKAVVWYDSVADLSLPMEFLPEDLVDKFNSEGTTLMAILFETSMSADETMDAIEEIRGLADKGCFVSGMSAVVTDIKNLSNKETPIYVLIAVLLSSLVLALTMDSFLAPVFFLLSIGMAILYNLGSNIFLGEISYVTKALSAVLQLGVTMDYSIFLWHSYEENRERYPGDKNRAMAHAVSNTLTSVVASSITTVAGFVALCFMSFTLGMDLGVVMAKGVVFGVIGCVTILPSMILIFDKAIEKTKHKPIIPDLGGIGNFVTKRFPIFIVVFLLVLGPAIYGYTHTDVYYDLAGTLPKDLASIQAKEKLEDKYEMNSTHMVLADSSLSSKDATSMIEEMKAVDGVKTVMGMDSIVGPAFPKEMIPDDIKEALMDENYQLMLVSSEYAIASDEVNAQIDDLNKVIKKYDKKAMLIGEAPCTRDLISITNTDFQTVSVVSIGAIFVIILLVFKSISLPIILVSVIEFAIFINMGIPAYTGTTLPFIASIVIGTIQLGATVDYAILMTNRYKKERNRGEDKKTSVTIALSTSVQSVFVSALSFFAATFGVGMYSNIDMISSLCILMARGAIISMFVVIFILPAMFMVFDKIICKSSMGFGNHKKESAATVKTV
- a CDS encoding TetR/AcrR family transcriptional regulator C-terminal domain-containing protein; the encoded protein is MAIQKETMDTLLAESFKELACQQPIEKITIKAITDKAGVIRPTFYNHFQDKYELLEWIIQVQILEPIRPLIHAGMVDEALILIFTLLKKEKEFYEKAVRLEGQNSFEDIVKKCVEDILLEVIRSKSSSARQRHPWLTPEHIARYYAQSMCFVVISWIKGGMTVEPEEITDIYNYMITRSMSQVIEEL
- a CDS encoding HD domain-containing phosphohydrolase, producing MRYIPVADVEKGMELGQNIYDGAGTVLWEKGFFLTDEAVWKLQNLGISGIYVEDEFSWDLEVPRFIEPELKREALRLVHDLFQEEHFRDVEQDDIQQAAGKITRQVLAGRGRMYNLIDTRISDDYTFFHSINVAVLAVMLGAATGNLGLEELNELAAAALLHDVGKRYVEQDVLNARRGLTEEERLLVVQHPKLSYDFLREHYDFSPEICTGVLEHHEWYNGCGYPMRRSGDEISYYARIIKVADVFDALTSRLPYHDPISPSGAVDYILSNTWAEFDPDLAEIFTRKIAVYPVGCEVSLSDGRRAVVWENHPESPLRPIVKVLPEGEVLDLESGKEGKELAISELFM